The genomic stretch GGCCCATAGCGGTTGATCTGATGATCGCCCGTCAAGAGGCCCACATTCCCCTCGCCGTAGTAGCGGCAGTAGTCGCGATACTTCTGGTTAGACAAGGCCTTGATCGGCGCTGTGTAAAAGACGCGCCGTCCCTCCCGGATCGCCTTGTCGACGAGGTAGTCGGCGATCAGCGTCTTGCCGTTGCCCGTATGGGCCGCCACCAGGCAGTCAAACCCGTCATCGAGGGCGCTGATGGCCTCGACCTGAAAATCGTCCAACTTAAAGCCACGCCAGACCGGATTCTCCCGATGAGCTGCCGGCGGTCTGGACCTTTTCTTAGGGCGCAAGGTGCGTTGAAAGACGCGCAGATCCACCGGCAAAGCATCGACAGGCAACAACTCGCCAGGGTGGGCCTTCACCCCCGGCGCCTCGTCAATTCTCTCGCTGACTCGCTCCGTCGACACCGGCGGGCGGCTGTGTCGCTGCCTTTGCTGTGATCGATCGGAAGGATGGAACCTTCGCAAATCTATGTCTCCTTTCGCTGCCATGCCTTTTTGCCAACATCTTTCGCCCCGGCAGTCTGTCACTCCTCTTTTCTTCCTCTATCTTACCTTTATTCCGCGTAAATATAGGGGTTGCGCGGCGGCGTCTCGGCGACCATCCCTTTCAACGAGACGATCAACCCACCCGGTGTGCCGGGTCTGCGCGCCCTCTGAAAAACGCCCGTCCCCTTCACCCAATCGCCCACTTTTATCTTGTCCTCTCCTTTCATCCATCTTTCGGTATTCTCCACGGCCACGCCCATGATCACCCTGTCGGCCACACAACAGTTGATTACATAACGCCCGATATACAGCCCTTCGCCGCCAGCGGGCGCATCGACGAGAAAACCGCTGATCTCGACAGGACGGCCAACAAACCTGTCGGGATCGCGGTTGATCTCCAACAGAATCGACAAAAAGTTTTTTTCGTCAAAAAGGACCGGCTCTATCTTGGCGGGGGCGCCCTCGCGGACAGCCGGCGCATCGCCTTGCGCCGCCGGCACTCCCTCCCGGTCCGTCTGCGGCTGCCTTGCGCCGCCAAACCAAGGCAGCTCCGAATGACGGAAAGGGGCCTGCAGACCGGAGAAAAATCCGCCACCTGCCGGCGCTTCCTTCGCTTGGGCGTGGTGCAGGCTTCCGTGGACCGCATCATCGCCGCCGAGCACCTGCGCTCCCGGCAACAAGGCGAAGAGGATGGGCAGCGTCAGCAGCCCGTAGCGCGCCCCCGCTGCCAGCGGCTGAAGGAGCTGGCGGCCGGAAGAGGATGGCCAGACATCCCGCCGTTCCCGGACGATGCGGGCTGCCTGAAAGCAGGCGAGCGCCGCCAGCGTCCAGGCGGCGGCGGCAAGGGCTGGAAAGAAACGCGGATGGATGTACAGTTCGGCCCGTCCCGAATCGGCTATCCAGCCCGTCAACAAGGCCAGTGCAACAAGATACACCAGTTTTACGGCATTGACGCCCACGTCCATCCCCCCTTTACATTGCCATGATTCGGCCGTTCACCACCCAGGCGAAGAGAAACACCAGCAGCGGCAACCAGCCGAGCAGGAAGCAGACGACAGCAGGCCGGAAGGTGCGAAAGAGTACCCAGGTGTTTTTCATGTCCAGCATAGGTCCCAGGATCATGAAGGCAAGCACCGACCCCCCTGAAAAGCCGGGCGCCATGGCGCTGGCCAGGAAGGCGTCGGCGTTGGAGCAGACGGAAAGGCCGTAAGCCAGCAGCATCATGATCAGCGTCGACTGGCCGCTGTCTCTGGCCACCTCGGTCAGCCAGTCGGGCTGCAGCATCCCCTGCATGACGGCGGCGATGAGCGCTCCCGTCAAAAAGTAAGGACCAAGATCGAAAAACTCGTCGACCGCATGGTCTGCCGCCTGCCGCCACTTTGCGAGCCACCCAAACCTGCCGTGACCGTAAACGCCGCTGCGAAGATGGGCGTGGTGATCCAGCCTGCCCTGGCTGTGACCGCAGCAAGAGGTGCCTGCTCCGTGACTGCCGCTATCTTCCTCGCCGCGGATCCCGTCGCCCCGCCAAAAGAGGAAGACCAGCGCAGTCAGCCAGGCGACCAGCATAGCGCCGATCAACCGACCCAGGACCATCTCCTCATGACCGCGAAAGGCCGTGGCCGTCGAGGCGATGACGATGGGGTTGACGATCGGGGCGGCGAGCAGGAAAGCCATGCCGGCATAAAGGGGCATGCCCTTGCGCACCAGGCGCCGCACGACGGGAATGATGCCGCACTCGCAAAAAGGGAAGATGATCCCCAGCGATGAGGCCGTCAGGATGGCCGCCCAGGGCTTGGTCGGCAGCAGGCGGCGCAATCCATCGGGCGAGATAAAGACCTCCACCAGAGAG from Heliomicrobium modesticaldum Ice1 encodes the following:
- a CDS encoding TIGR03943 family putative permease subunit yields the protein MGVNAVKLVYLVALALLTGWIADSGRAELYIHPRFFPALAAAAWTLAALACFQAARIVRERRDVWPSSSGRQLLQPLAAGARYGLLTLPILFALLPGAQVLGGDDAVHGSLHHAQAKEAPAGGGFFSGLQAPFRHSELPWFGGARQPQTDREGVPAAQGDAPAVREGAPAKIEPVLFDEKNFLSILLEINRDPDRFVGRPVEISGFLVDAPAGGEGLYIGRYVINCCVADRVIMGVAVENTERWMKGEDKIKVGDWVKGTGVFQRARRPGTPGGLIVSLKGMVAETPPRNPYIYAE
- a CDS encoding permease, which translates into the protein MTVLVMRVRHLVIQQAWLVSVLAALSLVAAAAWLALRSEGGAVPLLFMGILLEALPFLLLGVIVSSLVEVFISPDGLRRLLPTKPWAAILTASSLGIIFPFCECGIIPVVRRLVRKGMPLYAGMAFLLAAPIVNPIVIASTATAFRGHEEMVLGRLIGAMLVAWLTALVFLFWRGDGIRGEEDSGSHGAGTSCCGHSQGRLDHHAHLRSGVYGHGRFGWLAKWRQAADHAVDEFFDLGPYFLTGALIAAVMQGMLQPDWLTEVARDSGQSTLIMMLLAYGLSVCSNADAFLASAMAPGFSGGSVLAFMILGPMLDMKNTWVLFRTFRPAVVCFLLGWLPLLVFLFAWVVNGRIMAM